The stretch of DNA CGTGTCGCGGGGCTTCTTGAGCTCCTTCCAGGCCGCGTAGGTGCTGAGAAAGACCCGGCCGGTGAGGTCGTCCAGGAAATCGCTGTGCTTGAGCCGGTCCATCACCGGCCCCTTGACCTCGGCGAGGTGCAGCGTGACCGAGGAGTCCTGGAGCCGGGCGTTGATGGCGTCGAGACTCTCCAGGGCCGAGGCGTCGATGAGGTTGACCGCCGAGCAGATCAGCACCACGTGCTCGACCTCGGGGCGGTTCGCCACCAGGGCGTAGAGGGTATCCTCGAGATAGCGGGCATTGGCGAAGTAGAGGCTCTCGTCGACGCGCAGCATGGCCACGTGGCTCACGGTCTCCGTCTCGTGGCGCTCCACGCTGCGAAAGTGCTCGGTGCCCTCGATGCGCCCCACCAGCACGCTGTGCGGGCGGCTGGTGCGGTAGAGGAAGAGCGCGATGGAGAGAAGCACCCCCGAGATGATGCCGGCCTCCACCCCCTCCACCAGGGTCAGCACGATGGTCACCGCCATGGCGGAGAAGTCGCTGCGCGAGTAGCGCCAGGTCTGGCGCAGCAGGGGGATGTCCACCAGCGTCAGGATGGAGACGGTGATGGTGGCGGCCAGGGTGGCGATGGGCAGGTGCTCGAGCAGCGGGGTCATTGCCAGCGTGACCGCCCCGATGCCCAGCGCCGCGAAGAGGCCCGCCATGGGCGTGCGCGCCCCGGACTCGAAGTTGATCACCGTCCGCGAGAGGCCCCCGGTGACCGGCATGCCGCCGGAGAAGGCGGCGACGACGTTGGCCCCTCCCAGCCCCACCAGCTCCTGGTTGGGCGAGATCCGTTCACGCCGCTTGGCGGCCAGCATCTGGGCCATGGAGATCGATTCGACGAAGCCGACCACGCTGATCAGCAGGGCCGGGACCAGCAGCGCGCGCCACAGCGGCAGCTCCAGGGAGGGCAGGGTCAGCGGCGGGAGCCCGCCCGGGATGTCCCCGACCACGGCCACGCCGCGTCCGGCCAGCTGCAGCTGCCAGCTGAGCAGCGTCGTCACGATCACCGCGATCACCGGTCCCGTCCGGGTCAGCAGCGAGGCGAGTCCCCTCGGCATGCCCATCGCCAGGAAGGCGCGCTCGCCGACCTGGCGCATGCCGACCAGGAAGGCCAGGCAGAAGAGGCCGATCACCAGGGTCGGCCAGTGCACCTGGTCCAGGTGGGCGGCGAGGCTCGTCACGAGTTCCAGGGCGGTGAAGCCGCTGGACGCGATGCCGAGCAGGTGGGCCGCCTGGCTGGCGGCGATCAGCACCGCCGAGGCGGAGAGGAAGCCGGCGATTACCGGGTGGCTCAGGAAGTTGGCGAAGAAGCCCAGCCGCAGCAGGCCCATGACGGTGAGCATCAGCCCCGAGAGCAGCGACAGCACGAGGGCGGCCTGGACGTACTCCGGCGACCCGGGGGTGGCCACGCCGGAGAGCGCCGCGCCGGTCATCAGGGCGATGATCGCGACCGGCCCCACGGCCAGGGTGCGGCTGGTGCCGAGCAGGGTATAGGCCAGCAGGGGCAGGATGCTGGCATACAGCCCCACTACCGCCGGCAGCCCCGCGAGCAGGGCATAGGCCAGCGACTGGGGGATCACCATCACGGTGACGATCACCCCGGCCAGCAGGTCGGCGCCGGCCAGCCGGCGGGTGTAGTGGGGCAGCCAGGTGAGGATCGGGAGGTAGCGCTTGAGCATCCTTACTCGCCATGTCGGTGGCAGGGGCGACGGGAGGGGGCCGCGGGCATGGATACCAGACTAAACGATATTGGTCTCGACGTTCAGGCTTGGTTAGCATCGAGTGAGTCAGCGCAGACCCATCACCACGCAGAAGGACACGCCATGAAGCCCGAGACCCTCGCCCTGCACCACGGTTACGCCCCCGACGACCAGCATGCCGTGGCCGTGCCGATCCACCAGACCACCTCGTTCTCCTTCGACAGCGCGCAGCACGCCGCGGACCTCTTCGACCTCAAGGTCGAGGGCAACATCTACTCGCGGATCATGAACCCCACCTGTGCGGTGCTCGAGCAGCGCCTCGCGGCCCTCGAGGGCGGCATCGCGGGCCTGGCCGTGGCCTCGGGCATGGCGGCCATCACCTATGCCATCCAGACCATCGCCGAGGCCGGTGACAACATCGTCTCGATCAGCGAGCTCTATGGCGGCACCTACAACCTCTTCGCCCACACCCTGCCGCGCCAGGGGATCGAGGTGCGATTCGCCGACAAGGACGACATCGCCGGCCTCGAGTCGTTGATCGACGCGCGCACCAAGGCGGTCTTCTGCGAGAGCGTGGGCAATCCCTCCGGCAGCGTGGTGGACATGGTCGCCCTGGCCGAGGCGGCGCATCGCCACGGCGTGCCGGTGATCGTCGACAACACCGTGCCCACGCCCTTCCTGTGGCGCCCCATCGAGCACGGTGCCGACATCGTCATCCACTCCGCCACCAAGTACATCGGCGGCCATGGCACCACCGTGGGGGGCGTGATCGTCGACTCCGGCAAGTTCCCCTGGGCCGAGAATGCGACGCGCTTTCCGCTGCTCAACGAACCCGACGTCTCCTACCACGGCGTCTGCTACACCCGGGACCTTGGCGAGGCCGCCTTCATCGGCCGGGCGCGGGTGGTGCCGCTGCGCAACATGGGCGCGGCGCTGTCCGCCCAGGCCGCCTGGAACCTGCTGCAGGGGCTCGAGACCCTCTCGCTGCGCATCGAGCGCATCTGCGACAACGCCCGCAAGGTCGCGGAGTACCTGGAAGGCCATGAGGCGGTGACCTGGGTGCAGTATGCCGGGCTCCCGAGCCACAAGGACCATGGCCTGGCGCAGCGCTACATGGGGGGCCATGCCTCGGGAATCCTCAGCTTCGGCATCCAGGGAGGCCTCGAGGCCGGGGCGCGCTTCTATGACGCCCTGGGGATGATCCTGCGCCTGGTCAACATCGGCGATGCGAAGACCTGCTCGTCGATCCCCGCGGCCACCACCCATCGCCAGCTCAACGAGCAGGAACTCAAGGCGGCCGGCGTCACGCCGGACATGGTGCGCCTCTCCATCGGCATCGAGCATATCGACGACATCATCGCCGACCTGGACCAGGCCCTGGCTGCCAGCCAGGCCTGAAACGGCGCAGGTGTCCCTGGCCTCGGTTGTCGTGTCAGGTCACGGCAGTCGGGGCCAGGGGCCAGACCGGGTCGGCCGCCGAGGCTCAGGCGCCGAGCAGGTCCTTCACGGGCGTCGACGGGCCGAGGGAGTCGATCAGCTCGTCCACCTCATTGATCAGCCACTTCCTGTCCTGCTGATACATGATCTCGCCGCCATCCGAGACCATGAGGCCTTCCCCCATCAACAGCTCACGTACCTCGCTGAGGGTGGCGCGCTCGGGGTCCATGAAGTCGTGTACCAACGCCGCAAGCTCCGGCGTTGCCGTGGGTCGATCCTGTCGTGGCTGTTCGCTCATCGGGCTGCCTCCGGGTGAAGGGGACGGTGCTCCTTTCACGATAGTCCAGCTCCCGCCGGAAGCGATAGGACGAGTGGAGTGGATCATCGGGTGCGCAACCGCTGAAGGACGCGCCCGTCGAGTCGGCGCTTACAGGCCAGCGCCAGGCGCCCGCCCCACCAGCGCCGGCCCCGGATGGCCAGGCCCTTGCTTCCCAGGTCGAGGATGGTGACGGCCAGCTGCTGGGGGACATAGCGCCTCGGGGTGCCGCCGGACAGGCGGGCGGCGAGGTTGTCGATCAGCACCGTGGCCTGCTGGAGATCATGGAGGATCAGTCTCGGCAGCACCTGGTTCATCAGGGCCGCACAGTCCCCCACGGCGAAGATGTCGGGATTCCCCGGGCTCTGGAGGGTCTCCTCGACGGCCAGGCCGCGCCCGGGGATCAGCGGCAGCCCCAGGTGTTCCACCACCGCCGGGGGGGCCAGCCCCGCGGCATGCACCACGTGGTCGGCCGCGAGTAACTGCAGGCTGTCCTCGCCCCAGGCATTGCTGGCGGTGGTGAAGGTCACGCCGTCCCTGGCATGGCCGGCGACGTCCATGCCGAAGCGGACCCCGATGTCCTGTCGCGAGAGATGGCGCATCAGCCAGCGAATGGCGCCCGCCGGGGCCCCCTCCAGCAACTGTTCGCCGCGGGTCACCAGCAGGATCTCGGCACGGGCATGGCAGCGCCTGGCCAGCTCGCGAAGCTGGCAGGCGATCTCCACGCCGCTGGGACCGCCGCCCACCACGACCAGTCGAGGCTCGAGCCCCCGGGAGAACGCCTTTTCCAGGCTATGACGCAGCGCCAGAAGCTGCGGGAACGGCTTGACCGCCCAGACCCGGGGCCCCGGCGTGGCCGGTGCCGGCATCCGCACGGCGGACCCCAGGTTCAGGGAGAGCAGCGAGAAGTCGAGCTCACGCCCATCCTCCAGCCGCGCCACCCTGGCCTCGGGATCGAGGCTCGCCAGGCGCCCGCGGATCGGCGTCACGTCGTGACGGAGCGCCAAAGGGGCCGGATCCAGGCGATCCTCGGCGGCGGAGAGTCGGCCCCCCAGCATGCCGCCGGCCAGCCCCGGGTACCAGAAGCCGCCGGGGTCGACCAGCGTGACCTCGGCTCCCCCGAACCGATGGCGATGTCGGATGAGGTGCAGATGGGCATTGCCGGCGCCGACCAGTAACAGGTGGGGGCGTCGTGCGTGGGAGGGAGTGGGAGTCATGCCGGGATAGTATCGGAAAGCCGTGGGACGGGCGATACGGGCGACGCGCTTGACAGGCCTCTGCCGCCGGGACGGGTCAACGTGACGACGCCTGTGCGCTCGCTGCCCGGGCCGCGGAGTGTCGGGCGTGGGCGTGCCAGGCCGACCAGGAGTAGAGGGCCAGGCCGATCCAGATCAGCACGAAGGTGGCCAGCTTTGCCGGGGCCAGGGGCTCATGGAAGACCAGCAGGGCGATGACGAACTGGATGGTGGGATTGAGGTACATCAGAAAGCCCAGGGTGGCCAGGCGCAGGCGACGAGCGGCGCCGGCGAAGGCCAGCAGGGGGAGGGCGGTGATCACCCCGCTCGCGATCAGCAGGAAGGGGGTGTTCCCCTCCTGGAGGAAATGGGAGAGGTCGGCCTGGGCCAGCCAGCCCAGGGCCATGAGGCTCAGGGGCAGCAGCAGCAGGGTCTCGACGAACAGCCCCGAGAGGCCGTCCAGCGGCACCTGTTTGCGCAAGAGGCCGTAGGTGCCGAAGGAGAAGGCCAGTGCCAGGCTGATCCAGGGCAGCTCGCCCAGCATCACCAGCTGGATGGCGATGGCCATCACGGCCAGTGCCACGGCCACTCCCTGCAGGCGTGCCATGCGCTCGTGCAGCACCAGAAAGCCCAGTGCCACGTTGACCAGCGGAGTCATGAAGTAGCCGAGACTCGCCTGCAGGACGTGCCTCGTCTCCACCGAGTAGATGAAGAGTCCCCAGTTCAGGGCGATCAGCAGGGCGCAGCCCAGCACCCGGCCCAGGCGCCTCGGCTCGGCCAGGCCGCGGCGGATGGGGGACCAGCGGCCGAGCAGGGTGACCAGCACGGCCAGGAAGGCGCAGGACCAGATCACCCGGTGGATCAGCACCTCGAGGGCCGGCACGCCCTGGAAGAGGGCGAAGAACAGTGGGAAGCAGCCCCACATCACATAGGCGATGAGGCCATAGGCCACGCCCTGGCCGGTTTCCTGCAGGGGGACGGAATCGGGGGAGCGGGACATGGGGGCCTCGTGTCGGAAAGCCCCGAGATTAGCAGGCTATCGGCGCCGCGACCATGGGCGGGGCGGCTGACGCGAAGGCGGCTCTGGGGTAGGCTGGAGTCCTGCCACTTCCCCTGGACGGAGCCCCCCATGAGCGAATTGCGAACCACCCTGGTGCAGTGCGACCTGCGCTGGGAAGACCCCGACGCCAACTGTCGGATGCTCGAGGAGACCTTGGGTGATCTCGGCGCCGACGACACGGACCTGATCGTGCTTCCGGAGATGTTCGCCACCGGTTTCACCATGAACTCCCGCGAGATGGCCGAACCCATGGCCGAGAGCCGGACCGTGGCCTGGCTGCGGGAGCAGGCGGCCCGGCGCGGCTGCGTGGTCACCGGCAGCGTGGCCGTGATGGACAACGGCGACTACTTCAACCGCCTGATCTGGGCGCGGCCGGACGGCAGCCTGGTGCACTACGACAAGCGCCACCTGTTCCGCATGGCCGGCGAGCACGAGCGCTACGGCATGGGCCACGAGCGGGTGATCGTCGAGCTCAAGGGGTTCCGGATCCTGCTCAGCGTCTGCTACGACCTGCGCTTTCCCGTCTGGCTCCGCCAGAAGCCGGGTCCCGACGAGCATTTCGAATATGATGCCCTGCTGTGCGTGGCCAACTGGCCGGCGCCGCGTCGCCATCCCTGGCGCGTGCTGCTGCAGGCCCGGGCCATCGAGAACCTCTGCCCGGTGATCGGCGTCAACCGGGTCGGCGAGGATGCCAAGGGGCTGGCCTATGCCGGCGACTCGATGCTCGTAGATGCCAAGGGAGAGGCGCTGATCGACGAGCCCCGCGACCGTCCCTTCCTGAAGACCGGCACCCTGTCGCTCGAGGAGCTGCAGGAATTCCGGGAGAAGTTTCCGGCCTGGCGCGACGCCGACCACTTCGGCCTCGCCGACGGGGTGGGCTACTGATGCGTCTGGACCGTTTCCTCTGCGAGACCACCGACCTGACCCGCAGCCTGGCCAAGAAGGCGCTGCACCGCGAGGAGGTGCAGGTGGACGGCGAGGTCGTCAAGAACCCCGCCACCCAGGTCGACGAGGGCCGTCGGGTCAGCTGGAACGGCGAGCGCCTGGCGCTGGTCGGCCTGCGCTACGTGATGCTCCACAAGCCCGCCGGTGTCGAGTGCAGCGCCCGTCGCGGCCTCTATCCGCTGGTCCGCGAGCTGATCGACCTGCCCCATGTGGAGCGGCTGCAGACGGTGGGGCGGCTGGACGTCGACACCACCGGCCTGGTGCTGCTCACCGACGATGGCCAGTGGTCCCACCGGGTCACCTCGCCGAAGCGGCGATGGGGCAAGGTCTATCGCGTCACCCTCGCCGAGCCGCTGGAGGGCGAGGCATTGGCCGAGGCCGTTAGCCGCTTCGCCGAGGGGCTGCTGCTGGAGGGCGAGGAGAAGCCGACACGTCCCGCCGAGCTCGAGATGCGCTCGCCCCGGGTGGCCACCCTGACCCTCCACGAGGGCAAGTACCATCAGGTCAAGCGGATGTTCGCGGCGATCGGCCACCACGTCGAGGCGCTGCACCGCGAATCGATCGGTCCCCTGACCCTCGGCGAGCTGGCGCCCGGCGAGTGGCGGGAACTCTCCGAGGCCGAGGTGGCCCTGTTCTGAATCGAGGGCTGAGGCGCCATCAGGCGTAGGTCTCGATCCTCGCCCGCCCGCGGTGCTTGGCCGAATAGAGCGCCTTGTCGGCGAGTCCGATCAGCGTCAGGGGCTCGCCGGCGTGTTCGGGATAGGAGGCGATGCCGCAGGAGATCGACAGGGTGTCGAGCTCCCGGTGGTGGTAACGAAAGCGCGTCCGGCTGAGGATCTCCATCAGCTCGGCGATGCGCACCTCGGCGATGGCCGCCGTCACGCCGGGCATGACGATCATGAATTCCTCCCCCCCCATGCGACAGACCGTGTCGGTGTCGCGGAAGTGGTGGATCAGCAGTCGTCCCATGCCGATCAGTACCGTATCCCCCGCCTCGTGACCCTCGCGGTCGTTGAACTGCTTGAAGTGGTCGATGTCGATCATCGCCAGGGTCAGGGGCGTGGCGTGTCGCCGCGCCATGGCGGCCTCGTGCTCGAGCAACTCGTCGAAGTAGCGGCGATTGTGCAGGCCGGTCAGAGAGTCCTCGTAGGAGAAGGCCTGGAGTTTCATGACCATCTCCTCGAGTTCCCGGGTGCGCTGGGCGACCTGCCTCTCGAGGGAATGATTCAGGCGCCGCAGCTCATGGTGGGTGCGGCTGTAGTGCCAGAGCGAGATCGCCACGATCGCCACCGCGAAGCCCAGGGCGCCGACGTGGACGGGCACCCGATGCCAGGCGAGCAGCCCGTGGGCCACGGCCATGTCGACCAGCAGCATCAGGGCGAAGAGCCCGTAGCTGAGGACGATCAGCTTCTGCTCGCCGTTGAGCTCCCCGAGGTGCACGACGATGGCCATGAACATCAGCACCAGGCTCACCACCAGCAGCGCATCGAAGGGAGGGAAGGTGCTGGAGAGGTCGATGACGCCGCCCAGCGCCAGCCCGAGGGCCGCCACCAGGTAGCCGAGGTGGAGCTGCCAGAGGCGACGCAACAGCGTCGGGCGCCGGCCGGCGAACCAGTGCTCCAGCATCAGGCCCATGGCCACCGGCACGGTGTAGTAGCCCGCGGCGGCGAGATAGTCCCACAGCAGGGGCCGCTC from Halomonas aestuarii encodes:
- a CDS encoding SulP family inorganic anion transporter, translated to MLKRYLPILTWLPHYTRRLAGADLLAGVIVTVMVIPQSLAYALLAGLPAVVGLYASILPLLAYTLLGTSRTLAVGPVAIIALMTGAALSGVATPGSPEYVQAALVLSLLSGLMLTVMGLLRLGFFANFLSHPVIAGFLSASAVLIAASQAAHLLGIASSGFTALELVTSLAAHLDQVHWPTLVIGLFCLAFLVGMRQVGERAFLAMGMPRGLASLLTRTGPVIAVIVTTLLSWQLQLAGRGVAVVGDIPGGLPPLTLPSLELPLWRALLVPALLISVVGFVESISMAQMLAAKRRERISPNQELVGLGGANVVAAFSGGMPVTGGLSRTVINFESGARTPMAGLFAALGIGAVTLAMTPLLEHLPIATLAATITVSILTLVDIPLLRQTWRYSRSDFSAMAVTIVLTLVEGVEAGIISGVLLSIALFLYRTSRPHSVLVGRIEGTEHFRSVERHETETVSHVAMLRVDESLYFANARYLEDTLYALVANRPEVEHVVLICSAVNLIDASALESLDAINARLQDSSVTLHLAEVKGPVMDRLKHSDFLDDLTGRVFLSTYAAWKELKKPRDTSA
- a CDS encoding O-acetylhomoserine aminocarboxypropyltransferase/cysteine synthase family protein; its protein translation is MKPETLALHHGYAPDDQHAVAVPIHQTTSFSFDSAQHAADLFDLKVEGNIYSRIMNPTCAVLEQRLAALEGGIAGLAVASGMAAITYAIQTIAEAGDNIVSISELYGGTYNLFAHTLPRQGIEVRFADKDDIAGLESLIDARTKAVFCESVGNPSGSVVDMVALAEAAHRHGVPVIVDNTVPTPFLWRPIEHGADIVIHSATKYIGGHGTTVGGVIVDSGKFPWAENATRFPLLNEPDVSYHGVCYTRDLGEAAFIGRARVVPLRNMGAALSAQAAWNLLQGLETLSLRIERICDNARKVAEYLEGHEAVTWVQYAGLPSHKDHGLAQRYMGGHASGILSFGIQGGLEAGARFYDALGMILRLVNIGDAKTCSSIPAATTHRQLNEQELKAAGVTPDMVRLSIGIEHIDDIIADLDQALAASQA
- the rarD gene encoding EamA family transporter RarD is translated as MSRSPDSVPLQETGQGVAYGLIAYVMWGCFPLFFALFQGVPALEVLIHRVIWSCAFLAVLVTLLGRWSPIRRGLAEPRRLGRVLGCALLIALNWGLFIYSVETRHVLQASLGYFMTPLVNVALGFLVLHERMARLQGVAVALAVMAIAIQLVMLGELPWISLALAFSFGTYGLLRKQVPLDGLSGLFVETLLLLPLSLMALGWLAQADLSHFLQEGNTPFLLIASGVITALPLLAFAGAARRLRLATLGFLMYLNPTIQFVIALLVFHEPLAPAKLATFVLIWIGLALYSWSAWHAHARHSAARAASAQASSR
- a CDS encoding amidohydrolase, whose translation is MSELRTTLVQCDLRWEDPDANCRMLEETLGDLGADDTDLIVLPEMFATGFTMNSREMAEPMAESRTVAWLREQAARRGCVVTGSVAVMDNGDYFNRLIWARPDGSLVHYDKRHLFRMAGEHERYGMGHERVIVELKGFRILLSVCYDLRFPVWLRQKPGPDEHFEYDALLCVANWPAPRRHPWRVLLQARAIENLCPVIGVNRVGEDAKGLAYAGDSMLVDAKGEALIDEPRDRPFLKTGTLSLEELQEFREKFPAWRDADHFGLADGVGY
- a CDS encoding diguanylate cyclase; this encodes MRTLLTPLLGILLLVVLHVAPAAADTTPLDLDEGWEYRWGDSPFQADGTPAWVSEPGDEAAWHPIAFPSNPPGRDGHKHAWFRITLPEGEWRDPVLYIYSVDLITQVWLGDERIYQYGHFDAQGEGRFEGWPWHMISLPEAFAGRTLYFRVFSDYTDIGLWGEVKLMDRPDLLTYILERSAGELVVSAFLLLLALLAFIFTLVQADRRSFLGIGLFALASGTMLLAETQASQLLIERPLLWDYLAAAGYYTVPVAMGLMLEHWFAGRRPTLLRRLWQLHLGYLVAALGLALGGVIDLSSTFPPFDALLVVSLVLMFMAIVVHLGELNGEQKLIVLSYGLFALMLLVDMAVAHGLLAWHRVPVHVGALGFAVAIVAISLWHYSRTHHELRRLNHSLERQVAQRTRELEEMVMKLQAFSYEDSLTGLHNRRYFDELLEHEAAMARRHATPLTLAMIDIDHFKQFNDREGHEAGDTVLIGMGRLLIHHFRDTDTVCRMGGEEFMIVMPGVTAAIAEVRIAELMEILSRTRFRYHHRELDTLSISCGIASYPEHAGEPLTLIGLADKALYSAKHRGRARIETYA
- a CDS encoding pseudouridine synthase produces the protein MRLDRFLCETTDLTRSLAKKALHREEVQVDGEVVKNPATQVDEGRRVSWNGERLALVGLRYVMLHKPAGVECSARRGLYPLVRELIDLPHVERLQTVGRLDVDTTGLVLLTDDGQWSHRVTSPKRRWGKVYRVTLAEPLEGEALAEAVSRFAEGLLLEGEEKPTRPAELEMRSPRVATLTLHEGKYHQVKRMFAAIGHHVEALHRESIGPLTLGELAPGEWRELSEAEVALF
- a CDS encoding NAD(P)/FAD-dependent oxidoreductase, with the translated sequence MTPTPSHARRPHLLLVGAGNAHLHLIRHRHRFGGAEVTLVDPGGFWYPGLAGGMLGGRLSAAEDRLDPAPLALRHDVTPIRGRLASLDPEARVARLEDGRELDFSLLSLNLGSAVRMPAPATPGPRVWAVKPFPQLLALRHSLEKAFSRGLEPRLVVVGGGPSGVEIACQLRELARRCHARAEILLVTRGEQLLEGAPAGAIRWLMRHLSRQDIGVRFGMDVAGHARDGVTFTTASNAWGEDSLQLLAADHVVHAAGLAPPAVVEHLGLPLIPGRGLAVEETLQSPGNPDIFAVGDCAALMNQVLPRLILHDLQQATVLIDNLAARLSGGTPRRYVPQQLAVTILDLGSKGLAIRGRRWWGGRLALACKRRLDGRVLQRLRTR